One genomic region from Vannielia litorea encodes:
- a CDS encoding RsmB/NOP family class I SAM-dependent RNA methyltransferase: protein MTPAARIAAAAEVLDAIAGGLAAEQALSRWGRANRFAGSGDRAAIRDHAFDALRCHRSFAAWGGGETGRALMLGMLRQAGRDPGEVFTGEGHAPAALTPEEEAEGRIPEGAEALDCPDWLAPDLQSSLGPDFEPVLKAMQGRADVFLRVNVLKATRDAVVEELAAEGIITEPHPLAPNALLVTKGARRIRNARDFTEGRVELQDAGSQAICEAIPLPQGGRVLDFCAGGGGKSLALAARAPELNFTAHDAHPQRMNDLPARAARAGVKIATTDAPEGLFDLVVADVPCSGSGAWRRQPEAKWRLDRAGLEALCALQADILDQVAPKVAPTGRLAYITCSLLEAENGAQAESFLARHPGWQKETTLRLTPLDGGDGFFLAIFRPSPGE, encoded by the coding sequence ATGACCCCCGCCGCCCGGATTGCTGCCGCCGCCGAGGTGCTGGACGCCATCGCCGGCGGGCTGGCTGCCGAGCAGGCGCTCAGCCGTTGGGGCCGTGCCAATCGGTTTGCCGGGTCGGGGGACCGCGCGGCCATCCGTGACCATGCGTTCGACGCACTGCGCTGCCACCGGAGCTTTGCCGCGTGGGGTGGCGGCGAGACGGGCCGGGCCTTGATGCTGGGGATGCTGCGGCAGGCGGGCCGCGACCCGGGCGAAGTGTTCACGGGCGAGGGCCACGCGCCTGCCGCGCTGACCCCCGAGGAGGAAGCCGAGGGCCGGATACCTGAGGGCGCCGAGGCGCTGGACTGCCCCGACTGGCTGGCGCCCGATCTGCAATCCTCCCTCGGGCCGGATTTCGAGCCTGTTCTCAAGGCGATGCAGGGCAGGGCTGATGTGTTCTTGCGGGTCAACGTGCTGAAAGCCACGCGTGATGCTGTGGTGGAAGAGTTGGCTGCCGAAGGAATCATCACAGAGCCGCACCCGCTTGCGCCAAACGCCCTGCTTGTCACCAAAGGCGCGCGCCGTATCCGCAACGCACGGGACTTCACCGAGGGCCGGGTGGAACTGCAGGATGCCGGATCGCAGGCGATTTGCGAGGCGATCCCTTTGCCTCAGGGTGGCCGGGTGCTCGATTTTTGCGCCGGTGGCGGCGGCAAGAGCCTTGCACTCGCCGCCCGTGCGCCGGAGCTTAACTTTACCGCCCATGACGCTCACCCTCAGCGGATGAATGACCTGCCCGCGCGGGCCGCGCGTGCGGGGGTGAAGATTGCCACAACGGACGCGCCCGAAGGCCTGTTCGATCTTGTGGTGGCCGATGTGCCCTGTTCCGGCTCCGGCGCATGGCGGCGCCAGCCCGAGGCCAAATGGCGGCTCGATCGCGCCGGACTGGAGGCGCTGTGCGCGCTTCAGGCCGACATTCTCGATCAGGTCGCGCCGAAGGTCGCCCCGACCGGTCGGCTTGCTTATATCACCTGTTCTCTGCTCGAGGCTGAGAACGGCGCGCAGGCCGAGAGTTTCCTTGCCCGCCATCCCGGCTGGCAGAAGGAGACCACGCTTCGCTTGACCCCGCTGGACGGCGGAGACGGGTTTTTCCTTGCGATTTTCCGGCCTTCTCCCGGAGAATGA
- a CDS encoding ATP-binding protein produces the protein MDKPRSPLRSWRRPLQRLAWVMVLVLAVVTVWLTNHYLTLRFTETTRNQSELRQALYAGNIISELQRAQVVPLLLSRDPSLIGALNTSDFLNTSQRLIEFRDEIGAKSVLMLDTSGRAVATTDRNQLGSNHRTAPYFVEAQRSDGTVFTLHLKENNAMEFAYSRVIRHDNQSVGVIVVEVDLAKFERQWAGISDAVLVTDSTGTVILSTEPRWRGKPVSDALAEQDAPSAIQRALEATTDWSFLPPDAYLFGEAVMRTDGRIPFQGWRITSFTAYSSIRERVNGVLALEIMAFALLLAGSFWWLSRKARSDRRVALKESAELRQLNLRLQREIAEREKAERSLEVAEQTLAQSSKLAALGEMSAAVSHELNQPLAAMRTYLAGAKLLLQRKRPEEALSSFQRIDDLIGRMGAITRQLKSYARKGEVAFEPFDLRDAVSVSLSMMEPQLRSRHVAISRNLPSEPVIIRADRLRVEQVLVNLFRNALDATRDVEEPALELILAAGDTATLTLRDNGHGIEDLENLFEPFYTTKAPGDGVGLGLAISSGIINELGGRLTARNGRAGGAVFELQLPILRQDSATAAE, from the coding sequence ATGGACAAGCCCCGCTCTCCGCTGCGCTCATGGCGCCGTCCGCTTCAGCGGCTGGCCTGGGTCATGGTGCTTGTGCTGGCGGTTGTGACCGTGTGGCTGACCAACCATTACCTGACCCTGCGGTTCACCGAGACCACGCGCAACCAGTCGGAACTGCGGCAGGCGCTCTACGCGGGTAACATCATCTCGGAGCTGCAGCGGGCGCAGGTTGTGCCGCTCTTGCTCTCGCGCGACCCCTCGCTGATCGGGGCGCTGAACACCTCGGATTTTCTCAATACTTCGCAGCGGCTGATCGAGTTTCGTGACGAGATTGGCGCGAAATCGGTGCTGATGCTCGATACATCCGGCCGGGCCGTGGCCACGACCGACCGCAACCAGCTTGGCTCCAACCACCGCACCGCGCCCTACTTCGTGGAGGCGCAGCGCTCGGATGGCACGGTGTTTACCCTTCACCTTAAGGAAAACAACGCGATGGAGTTCGCCTACTCCCGCGTGATCCGGCATGACAACCAGAGCGTCGGTGTGATCGTGGTCGAGGTCGATCTTGCCAAGTTCGAGCGCCAGTGGGCGGGCATCTCGGATGCCGTGCTGGTGACCGACAGCACGGGCACGGTGATCCTTTCCACCGAGCCGCGCTGGCGCGGCAAGCCGGTGAGCGATGCACTGGCCGAGCAGGATGCGCCCTCGGCTATCCAGCGGGCACTGGAGGCCACGACCGACTGGAGCTTTTTGCCGCCCGATGCCTACCTCTTTGGCGAGGCGGTGATGCGCACAGACGGGCGCATCCCGTTTCAGGGTTGGCGGATCACGTCGTTCACCGCCTATAGCTCGATCCGCGAACGGGTGAACGGGGTGCTGGCGCTGGAGATCATGGCCTTCGCCCTGCTGCTCGCCGGTTCGTTCTGGTGGCTCTCGCGCAAGGCCCGCTCCGACCGCCGGGTGGCGCTGAAGGAGTCGGCAGAACTTCGCCAGTTGAACCTGCGGCTGCAGCGGGAAATTGCCGAACGGGAGAAGGCCGAACGCAGCCTTGAGGTGGCCGAACAGACCCTTGCGCAGAGCTCCAAACTGGCGGCCTTGGGTGAGATGTCGGCGGCCGTTTCGCATGAGCTGAACCAGCCGCTGGCCGCGATGCGCACCTACCTCGCCGGGGCCAAGCTCCTGCTGCAACGCAAGCGCCCGGAGGAAGCGCTTTCGTCGTTCCAGCGGATCGACGACCTGATTGGCCGGATGGGGGCGATCACCCGGCAGCTCAAGAGCTATGCCCGCAAGGGTGAGGTGGCCTTTGAACCCTTTGATCTAAGGGATGCGGTGAGTGTGTCGCTGAGCATGATGGAGCCGCAGCTGCGCTCGCGCCACGTGGCGATTTCGCGGAACTTGCCCAGTGAGCCGGTGATCATCCGGGCCGATCGGCTGCGGGTGGAGCAGGTGCTGGTGAACCTCTTTCGCAATGCGCTGGATGCCACCCGCGATGTCGAGGAGCCCGCGCTGGAGCTGATCCTTGCCGCCGGTGACACCGCCACGCTGACCCTGCGCGACAATGGCCACGGCATCGAGGATCTGGAGAACCTTTTCGAACCCTTCTACACCACCAAGGCCCCCGGCGACGGCGTCGGTCTGGGGCTTGCCATCTCCTCGGGGATCATCAACGAGTTGGGCGGACGTCTCACGGCGCGGAACGGAAGGGCCGGTGGCGCAGTTTTCGAGCTGCAACTGCCGATCCTGAGACAAGACAGCGCGACGGCGGCAGAGTAG
- the recA gene encoding recombinase RecA — translation MATAKLLDMGKAGNGDKQKALDSALAQIERQFGKGSIMKLGGENQLPDIEATSTGSLGLDIALGIGGLPKGRIIEIYGPESSGKTTLTLHCVAEEQKKGGVCAFVDAEHALDPQYAKKLGVDLDELLISQPDTGEQALEITDTLVRSGAVSLVVVDSVAALTPKSELEGDMGDSSVGVHARLMSQAMRKLTGSISRSNCMVIFINQIRMKIGVMFGSPETTTGGNALKFYSSVRLDIRRIGSIKDRDEVVGNSTRVKVVKNKVAPPFKQVEFDIMYGEGISKTGELLDLGVKAGVVEKSGAWFSYGDERIGQGRENSKQFLKDNPDIAYEIEDKIRASHGLDFGSSEEDGGADDDEMFEN, via the coding sequence ATGGCCACAGCGAAACTTCTGGACATGGGCAAAGCAGGCAACGGCGACAAGCAAAAGGCGCTCGACAGCGCATTGGCTCAGATCGAACGGCAGTTCGGCAAGGGCTCCATCATGAAGCTCGGCGGCGAGAACCAGCTGCCCGATATTGAAGCCACTTCGACCGGCTCGCTCGGCCTCGACATCGCGCTCGGCATCGGCGGTCTGCCGAAGGGCCGGATAATCGAGATCTACGGCCCGGAAAGCTCGGGCAAAACTACGCTGACGCTGCATTGCGTGGCCGAAGAACAGAAGAAGGGCGGCGTTTGCGCCTTTGTCGATGCCGAACACGCGCTCGACCCGCAATATGCCAAGAAACTGGGTGTGGACCTCGACGAGTTGCTCATCTCCCAGCCCGATACCGGCGAACAGGCACTCGAAATCACCGATACGCTGGTGCGCTCCGGCGCGGTGAGCCTCGTGGTCGTCGACTCGGTCGCCGCGCTCACCCCGAAATCGGAGCTTGAGGGCGACATGGGCGACTCTAGCGTCGGCGTTCACGCCCGCTTGATGAGCCAGGCCATGCGCAAGCTGACCGGTTCGATCAGCCGCTCGAACTGCATGGTGATCTTCATCAACCAGATCCGGATGAAAATCGGCGTGATGTTCGGCTCGCCCGAAACCACCACCGGCGGCAATGCGCTGAAGTTCTACAGCTCCGTCCGGCTCGATATTCGCCGCATCGGTTCAATCAAGGACCGCGACGAGGTGGTGGGCAACTCGACCCGCGTGAAGGTGGTGAAGAACAAGGTCGCGCCGCCGTTCAAGCAAGTCGAATTCGACATCATGTATGGCGAGGGCATCTCCAAGACCGGCGAGCTGCTGGATCTCGGGGTGAAGGCCGGTGTGGTGGAGAAGTCCGGCGCGTGGTTCTCTTACGGCGACGAGCGCATCGGGCAGGGCCGCGAGAACTCAAAGCAGTTTCTGAAGGACAACCCCGATATCGCCTATGAAATCGAGGACAAGATTCGTGCCTCGCACGGGCTGGATTTTGGCAGTTCCGAAGAGGATGGCGGCGCGGACGACGACGAGATGTTCGAAAACTGA
- a CDS encoding ATP-binding protein — protein sequence MSSVLVADPQVAIILIASGCTLCALMILLRLVARRQAGAERALAETVAGFTELDSSPCFTTDLDGAISHQNASARSRFKSETGETLPRVLRDLLANSAALISRLETRAEARGHASEDVVTRKGHMRLVAHRLGEDGFLWRMEDMVEREGARGAEGLSLPMMTVNKAGAVLFMNDALRRVVGGRVKRIEDVILDVSDAGIAGAQRISGPAGELHCQVVEIAGQAGRREIYLLPLNEAPAAHVSGVAASPGVLDHMPVALLRIKRDGTLSMANRLARELLGHDDLVGMSFAELVEGLGRSVRDWITDAAAGRGPLRPEVARAKLPVKDVFLQISLSRVVEGGEPSLVAVLNDATELKTLEAQFVQSQKMQAIGQLAGGVAHDFNNLLTAISGHCDLLLLRHDQGDPDYGDLVQINQNANRAASLVGQLLAFSRKQNLQPETLDMRETLSDLGHLLNRLVGERVNLSLTHDPDLPSIRADKRQLEQVIMNLVVNARDAMPDGGTITVETQTRVLDEQLHRDRASVPPGNYVVVSVSDQGTGIHPDKIGKIFEPFWTTKRPGEGTGLGLSTAYGIVKQTGGYIFVDSILGQGSCFTLYFPAFERLEEAPRLSLDALPSEPTGKGEGVILLVEDEAPVRAFASRALRMRGYTVLEAGNAEEALTLLDDSELKVDVFVTDVIMPGMDGPSWVRKALEMRPDVKVVFVSGYAEDSFDNEQALIPNSVFLPKPFSLTELTATVHDQIH from the coding sequence ATGTCCAGTGTGCTGGTTGCGGACCCGCAGGTGGCGATCATCCTCATCGCCTCCGGCTGCACGCTCTGCGCATTAATGATCCTTTTGCGTCTGGTCGCGCGCCGCCAGGCCGGCGCCGAGAGGGCGCTGGCCGAGACGGTCGCGGGCTTCACCGAGCTCGATTCCTCGCCCTGTTTCACGACCGACCTCGATGGCGCAATCTCGCACCAGAACGCGAGCGCGCGCAGCCGGTTCAAGTCGGAAACGGGTGAAACACTGCCACGGGTGCTGCGGGACCTGCTGGCCAACTCCGCCGCGCTGATCAGTCGGCTGGAAACCCGCGCCGAAGCCCGCGGGCATGCCTCGGAAGATGTCGTCACCCGCAAGGGGCATATGCGCCTCGTGGCGCATCGGCTTGGGGAAGACGGGTTCTTGTGGCGCATGGAGGATATGGTGGAGCGCGAAGGCGCGCGTGGCGCCGAAGGGCTCAGCCTGCCAATGATGACGGTCAACAAGGCCGGCGCGGTGCTTTTCATGAACGATGCGCTCAGGCGGGTGGTTGGAGGCCGGGTCAAGCGCATTGAAGACGTGATCCTCGATGTCTCCGATGCCGGCATTGCCGGCGCACAGCGCATCTCCGGTCCAGCCGGGGAGCTGCACTGTCAGGTGGTTGAAATCGCCGGGCAGGCGGGCCGGCGAGAGATTTATCTGCTGCCGCTGAACGAAGCACCCGCAGCCCATGTGAGCGGGGTAGCGGCTTCTCCGGGTGTGCTCGATCACATGCCGGTGGCGCTCCTGCGCATCAAGCGGGATGGCACCCTGTCGATGGCCAACCGCCTCGCCCGCGAGCTTCTCGGCCATGACGACCTAGTCGGCATGTCATTTGCCGAACTGGTCGAGGGTCTGGGCCGGTCTGTGCGTGACTGGATCACCGATGCCGCAGCCGGTCGCGGCCCGCTCCGGCCTGAGGTCGCGCGTGCCAAGCTGCCGGTAAAGGATGTGTTCCTGCAAATCTCGCTCAGCCGCGTGGTCGAGGGTGGCGAACCTTCCCTGGTGGCGGTGTTGAACGACGCGACGGAGCTGAAGACGCTTGAGGCGCAGTTCGTGCAAAGCCAGAAGATGCAGGCCATCGGACAGTTGGCTGGTGGCGTCGCGCATGACTTCAACAACCTGCTCACCGCCATTTCAGGCCACTGCGACCTGCTTCTGCTCAGGCACGATCAGGGCGACCCGGACTATGGCGACCTTGTGCAGATCAACCAAAATGCCAACCGCGCGGCGAGCCTTGTGGGGCAGTTGCTGGCGTTTTCCCGCAAACAGAACCTCCAGCCTGAGACGCTGGACATGCGTGAAACGCTTTCTGACCTCGGTCACCTTCTCAACCGGCTCGTAGGCGAGCGTGTTAACCTGTCTCTAACACATGATCCCGATCTGCCCTCGATCCGGGCCGACAAGCGGCAGCTTGAGCAAGTGATCATGAACCTCGTGGTCAATGCGCGGGACGCGATGCCCGACGGCGGCACCATCACGGTTGAAACGCAGACCCGGGTGCTCGATGAACAACTCCACCGCGACCGGGCCAGCGTCCCTCCCGGCAATTACGTGGTCGTCTCGGTCTCCGATCAGGGAACGGGCATCCACCCTGACAAGATCGGCAAGATCTTCGAGCCTTTTTGGACGACCAAACGCCCCGGCGAAGGCACGGGCCTCGGACTCTCCACGGCCTACGGCATCGTTAAACAGACCGGTGGTTACATTTTTGTAGATTCCATTCTGGGGCAAGGCAGTTGCTTTACCCTCTACTTCCCTGCCTTCGAACGGCTTGAAGAGGCGCCCCGCCTGTCGCTCGACGCTTTGCCGAGTGAGCCGACCGGAAAGGGCGAAGGTGTCATTCTTCTGGTGGAAGACGAGGCCCCGGTACGCGCCTTCGCCTCTAGGGCGCTTCGAATGCGGGGCTATACCGTGCTCGAGGCGGGAAACGCCGAGGAGGCATTGACGCTTCTCGATGACAGTGAGCTCAAGGTCGATGTCTTCGTCACCGATGTGATCATGCCAGGTATGGATGGCCCGAGTTGGGTTCGAAAGGCGTTGGAGATGCGACCGGATGTGAAGGTGGTCTTCGTGTCTGGCTATGCCGAAGACAGTTTTGACAATGAACAGGCCCTGATTCCCAACTCGGTTTTCCTACCAAAGCCGTTCTCGCTCACCGAACTGACGGCAACGGTTCACGACCAGATCCACTAG
- a CDS encoding sigma-54-dependent transcriptional regulator yields MAQAMKIAIIDDEQDMRQSISQWLALSGFETETYPSAEEALKGIGPDYPGAVVSDIRMPGMDGMALLKKLMAQDSALPVIMITGHGDVPMAVEAMRVGAFDFLEKPFNPDRMTQLAKKATQRRRMNLDARALRRELGGGTTIMKKLIGASPVMERLREDILDLGQADGHVLIDGETGTGKTLAAHALHAVGSRASKEFVIVSCAAFDEDELAAQLFEGDADKGRMPLVEQARGGTLCLEDIEALSPALQARLLQFINEQGSPAETRIVAVSNLQEQGKTSEDALRPDLYYRLAAMKITLPPLRQRGEDILMLFTRLSEQFAEEYGCEAPAVTAQEAAQLLQAPWQGNVRQLINIAERAVLQARRGSGTIASLLMNDEGEVQPVMTTEGKPLKEYVEAFERMLIDNTMRRHKGSIVNVMEELCLPRRTLNEKMAKYGLQRSDYLG; encoded by the coding sequence ATGGCACAGGCTATGAAAATCGCAATCATCGACGACGAACAGGACATGCGCCAATCCATCAGCCAGTGGCTGGCGCTCTCCGGGTTTGAAACTGAAACATACCCCTCCGCCGAAGAGGCGCTGAAGGGGATCGGCCCCGACTATCCCGGCGCGGTTGTCTCCGACATCCGGATGCCCGGGATGGATGGCATGGCCCTGCTGAAGAAGCTGATGGCGCAGGACTCCGCGCTGCCGGTCATCATGATCACCGGCCACGGCGATGTGCCGATGGCGGTGGAGGCAATGCGGGTTGGGGCCTTCGATTTTCTCGAAAAGCCCTTCAACCCCGACCGGATGACCCAGCTGGCCAAGAAGGCTACCCAGCGCCGCCGGATGAACCTTGATGCCCGCGCCCTGCGCCGCGAACTCGGCGGCGGCACCACGATCATGAAAAAGCTGATCGGCGCGAGCCCGGTGATGGAGCGGCTGCGTGAGGATATCCTCGATCTGGGGCAGGCCGATGGCCATGTGCTGATCGACGGCGAGACCGGCACCGGCAAGACGCTGGCGGCCCATGCGCTCCATGCCGTGGGGAGCCGGGCGAGCAAGGAGTTCGTCATCGTCTCCTGCGCCGCCTTCGACGAAGACGAACTGGCCGCTCAGCTCTTTGAGGGCGATGCCGACAAGGGCCGTATGCCGCTTGTGGAGCAGGCCCGGGGCGGTACGCTCTGCCTTGAGGATATCGAGGCGCTTTCGCCTGCGCTTCAGGCACGTCTGCTGCAGTTCATCAACGAGCAGGGCAGCCCGGCGGAGACCCGGATCGTGGCGGTCAGCAACCTTCAGGAGCAGGGCAAGACTTCGGAAGATGCGCTGCGCCCCGATCTTTACTACCGGCTCGCCGCGATGAAGATCACCCTGCCGCCGCTGCGCCAGCGGGGCGAGGACATCCTGATGCTGTTCACCCGCCTTTCCGAGCAGTTCGCCGAGGAATACGGCTGCGAGGCGCCGGCGGTGACGGCCCAGGAGGCCGCTCAGCTGTTGCAGGCGCCGTGGCAGGGCAATGTCCGCCAGCTGATCAACATTGCCGAACGCGCCGTGCTTCAGGCTCGTCGTGGTTCGGGCACCATCGCCTCGCTGCTGATGAACGACGAGGGCGAGGTGCAGCCGGTGATGACGACCGAGGGCAAGCCGCTGAAGGAATACGTGGAAGCCTTCGAGCGGATGCTGATCGACAACACCATGCGCCGCCACAAGGGCTCGATCGTCAACGTGATGGAAGAGCTCTGCCTGCCGCGCCGGACCTTGAACGAGAAGATGGCCAAATACGGGCTGCAACGCTCCGACTATCTCGGCTGA
- the guaB gene encoding IMP dehydrogenase, with protein sequence MEIREALTFDDVLLVPAESRVLPSTANTATRVTRAITMNIPLLSSAMDTVTEGRMAITMAQAGGIGVIHKNLGVEEQAREVRRVKRFESGIVYSPVTLTPDQTLADAKALIERYNFTGFPVVDEKGRVVGIVTNRDMRFATSDDTPVKVMMTSKDLAILKEPADRDEAISLMKARRIEKLLVTDAEGKLTGLLTLKDTEQSVLNPTACKDSLGRLRVAAATSVGDAGFERTEALIDAGADIVVIDTAHGHSEGVIAAVERAKRLSNEVQIIAGNVATGEATRALIGAGADAVKVGIGPGSICTTRMVAGVGVPQLTAIMDCAAAAGDVPVIADGGIKFSGDFAKAIAAGASCAMVGSMIAGTDESPGEVILWQGRSFKAYRGMGSLGAMARGSADRYFQKDAASDKLVPEGIEGQVPYKGSAGTVIHQLVGGLRAAMGYTGCATVEEMRKNCQFVKITGAGLKESHVHDVQITRESPNYRVG encoded by the coding sequence ATGGAGATTCGCGAGGCACTGACCTTCGACGATGTTTTGCTCGTTCCCGCCGAAAGCCGGGTGCTGCCCTCCACGGCGAACACCGCCACGCGGGTGACCCGCGCCATCACCATGAACATCCCGCTGCTCAGTTCCGCGATGGATACGGTGACCGAGGGGCGCATGGCGATAACCATGGCCCAGGCTGGCGGCATCGGCGTGATCCACAAAAACCTCGGCGTCGAGGAGCAGGCCCGCGAGGTGCGCCGGGTCAAACGCTTTGAAAGCGGAATCGTCTACAGCCCGGTGACCCTGACCCCCGATCAGACCCTGGCCGACGCCAAGGCGCTGATCGAGCGCTATAACTTCACCGGTTTCCCGGTGGTGGACGAAAAGGGCCGCGTTGTGGGCATCGTCACCAACCGCGACATGCGCTTTGCCACCTCCGATGACACGCCGGTCAAGGTGATGATGACCTCGAAGGATCTGGCGATCCTGAAGGAGCCCGCCGACCGCGACGAGGCGATCAGCCTGATGAAGGCCCGCCGGATCGAGAAGCTGCTGGTCACCGATGCCGAAGGCAAGCTCACCGGCTTGCTGACGCTGAAGGACACCGAGCAGAGCGTGCTGAACCCCACCGCCTGCAAAGACAGCCTCGGCCGCCTGCGCGTGGCGGCGGCGACCTCCGTGGGCGATGCAGGCTTCGAGCGCACCGAGGCGCTGATCGACGCGGGTGCCGATATCGTGGTGATCGACACGGCGCATGGCCATTCCGAAGGCGTGATCGCTGCCGTGGAGCGGGCCAAGCGGCTCTCCAACGAAGTGCAGATCATCGCGGGCAACGTGGCCACTGGCGAGGCGACCCGCGCGCTGATCGGGGCGGGTGCGGATGCGGTGAAAGTGGGCATCGGCCCGGGCTCGATCTGCACCACGCGGATGGTGGCGGGCGTGGGCGTGCCCCAGCTTACCGCCATCATGGATTGCGCTGCCGCTGCCGGCGACGTGCCGGTCATCGCGGATGGCGGCATCAAGTTTTCGGGCGATTTTGCCAAGGCGATTGCCGCCGGCGCCTCCTGCGCCATGGTCGGCTCGATGATCGCCGGGACCGATGAAAGCCCAGGCGAGGTAATCCTGTGGCAGGGCCGCTCGTTCAAGGCCTATCGCGGCATGGGCAGCCTCGGCGCCATGGCCCGCGGCTCGGCTGACCGCTACTTCCAGAAGGACGCGGCCTCCGACAAGCTGGTGCCCGAGGGCATCGAGGGGCAGGTGCCTTACAAGGGCTCTGCGGGCACCGTGATCCACCAGCTCGTCGGCGGGTTGCGGGCGGCGATGGGCTACACCGGCTGCGCCACCGTCGAAGAGATGCGCAAGAACTGCCAGTTCGTAAAGATCACCGGCGCAGGGCTTAAGGAAAGCCACGTGCATGATGTGCAAATCACCCGCGAAAGCCCGAATTACCGCGTGGGATGA